One Nocardia iowensis DNA window includes the following coding sequences:
- the nuoL gene encoding NADH-quinone oxidoreductase subunit L: protein MDTATLWLLPALPLAGAIVLLLTGRFSDKWGHLLGTLMALAAFVVAAIAFVDMLGRDTAQRGIHTDLFSWVPAAGLQVDFSLQLDQLSVCFALLITGVGSLIHIYSIGYMSHDPGRRRFFGYLNLFLAAMLLLVLANNYLVLYLGWEGVGLASYLLIGFWYHKPTAATAAKKAFVVNRVGDMGLAIAMFVMFSTFGSINFTDVFAGAPQAGEGTLTAIGLLLLLAACGKSAQVPLQSWLGDAMEGPTPVSALIHAATMVTAGVYLIARSGPIFDLAPDARLGVVLVGAVTLLFGAIVGCAKDDIKKALAASTMSQIGYMVLAAGLGPAGYAFAIMHLLTHGFFKAGLFLGAGSVMHAMDDETDMRRYGGLRTLLPITYVTFGLGYLAIIGVPPFAGFFSKDKIIEVAFNQGGVSGLVLGTVTLLGAGLTAFYMTRVMFLTFFGERRWKPDTHPHEAPAVMTGPMILLAIGSVAAGALFAFGSSLQNWLEPVVGAHHGEEAVPAAVVTALALAVVAAGVGFAYYQYAQRKIPETAPEAVSALTIAARKDLYGDAINEAAFMRPGSYLTRALVFLDNRGIDGIVNGTAALIGGLSARIRPVQTGFVRSYALSMFTGAALVAAALLAVRLW from the coding sequence GTGGATACCGCAACGCTCTGGCTGCTGCCAGCCCTGCCCCTGGCAGGTGCGATCGTCCTGCTGCTCACCGGCCGCTTCAGCGACAAATGGGGTCACCTGCTCGGCACGCTGATGGCGCTGGCCGCGTTCGTGGTCGCCGCGATCGCGTTCGTCGACATGCTCGGCCGCGACACCGCGCAACGCGGCATCCACACCGACCTGTTCAGCTGGGTGCCCGCCGCCGGGCTGCAAGTCGACTTCAGCCTCCAATTGGACCAGCTCTCAGTATGTTTCGCGCTGCTGATCACCGGTGTCGGCTCGCTGATCCACATCTACTCCATCGGCTACATGAGCCACGACCCCGGGCGACGGCGGTTCTTCGGCTACCTCAACCTGTTCCTCGCGGCGATGCTGCTGCTGGTGCTGGCGAACAACTACCTGGTGCTCTACCTCGGCTGGGAAGGCGTCGGCCTGGCGTCCTACCTGCTGATCGGGTTCTGGTACCACAAGCCGACGGCGGCAACGGCGGCCAAGAAGGCGTTCGTGGTCAACCGGGTCGGTGACATGGGGCTGGCGATCGCCATGTTCGTTATGTTCTCCACGTTCGGCTCGATCAACTTCACCGATGTTTTCGCGGGTGCGCCGCAGGCCGGGGAGGGCACGCTGACCGCGATCGGGTTGCTGTTGCTGCTCGCCGCGTGTGGTAAGTCCGCGCAGGTGCCGCTGCAGTCCTGGCTCGGGGACGCGATGGAAGGCCCGACCCCGGTGTCGGCGCTCATCCACGCGGCCACCATGGTTACCGCGGGTGTGTACCTGATCGCGCGGTCCGGCCCGATCTTCGACCTTGCGCCCGACGCGCGGCTCGGGGTTGTGCTCGTCGGTGCGGTGACATTGCTGTTCGGTGCGATCGTCGGTTGCGCGAAGGACGACATCAAGAAGGCCCTCGCGGCGTCGACCATGAGCCAGATCGGTTACATGGTGCTCGCCGCCGGTCTCGGCCCGGCCGGGTACGCCTTCGCCATCATGCATCTGCTCACCCACGGGTTCTTCAAGGCCGGGTTGTTCCTCGGGGCCGGTTCGGTGATGCACGCGATGGACGACGAGACCGACATGCGCCGCTACGGCGGATTGCGCACGTTGCTGCCGATCACCTACGTCACCTTCGGGCTCGGCTATCTCGCGATCATCGGGGTGCCGCCGTTCGCCGGGTTCTTCTCCAAGGACAAGATCATCGAAGTGGCGTTCAACCAGGGCGGCGTAAGCGGTTTGGTGCTCGGCACGGTGACGCTGCTCGGTGCGGGGCTCACCGCGTTCTACATGACGCGGGTGATGTTCCTGACCTTCTTCGGTGAGCGGCGCTGGAAGCCGGATACCCATCCACACGAGGCACCGGCGGTGATGACCGGACCGATGATCCTGCTGGCCATCGGATCAGTGGCGGCGGGTGCGTTGTTCGCGTTCGGCTCCTCGCTGCAGAACTGGCTGGAACCCGTGGTCGGCGCGCATCACGGCGAGGAAGCCGTCCCCGCGGCTGTCGTCACGGCGCTCGCGCTGGCGGTGGTCGCGGCCGGGGTCGGGTTCGCCTACTACCAGTACGCACAGCGCAAGATCCCGGAGACCGCACCGGAAGCCGTGTCCGCGTTGACCATCGCGGCCCGCAAGGACCTCTACGGTGACGCGATCAACGAGGCGGCGTTCATGCGGCCGGGCAGCTACCTGACCCGCGCGCTGGTGTTCCTCGACAACCGCGGTATCGACGGGATCGTCAACGGAACGGCCGCGCTGATCGGTGGCCTGTCCGCCCGAATCCGGCCGGTGCAAACCGGTTTCGTGCGGTCTTACGCCCTGTCCATGTTCACCGGCGCGGCCCTGGTGGCTGCCGCCCTGCTGGCGGTGAGGTTGTGGTGA
- the nuoK gene encoding NADH-quinone oxidoreductase subunit NuoK: MNPQNYLFLSALLFTIGAAGVLLRRNAIVVFMCVELMLNAVNLAFVTFARLHANLDGQVFAFFTMVVAAAEVVVGLAIIMTIFRARRSTSVDDANLLKF, encoded by the coding sequence GTGAATCCCCAGAACTACCTGTTCCTGTCCGCCCTGCTGTTCACGATCGGCGCGGCCGGCGTGCTGCTGCGGCGCAACGCCATCGTGGTCTTCATGTGCGTCGAGCTGATGCTCAACGCGGTGAACCTCGCGTTCGTCACCTTCGCCAGGCTGCACGCCAACCTGGACGGTCAGGTGTTCGCGTTCTTCACCATGGTGGTCGCCGCGGCCGAAGTCGTTGTCGGCCTTGCCATCATCATGACCATCTTCCGCGCCCGCCGCTCGACCTCGGTCGACGACGCCAACCTGTTGAAGTTCTGA
- a CDS encoding NADH-quinone oxidoreductase subunit J, whose translation MNEFLLAAEPLTRTSTGEAVNFWVLAPLATLGALGMVFARKAVHSAICLAATMIVLAVFYMAQDALFLGVVQIVVYTGAVMMLFLFVLMLVGVDSAESLKENLRGQQLAAAAVGLGFGLLLISGIARGIGDSGITFPATGFAGRNVIGELAELIFVRYVWAFELTGALLITATIGAMVLAHREQFGPRIGQREMSVRRFRETGHRATPLPTPGVYARHNAVDIPARLPDGSFEELSVSTILRHRRTRALIVSSDLQAVATDAEAAVISVGTENQSDEEGNR comes from the coding sequence ATGAACGAATTCCTCCTTGCCGCAGAACCACTCACCCGGACCTCCACCGGCGAAGCGGTGAACTTCTGGGTGCTGGCTCCGCTGGCCACCCTCGGCGCGCTCGGCATGGTCTTCGCCCGCAAGGCAGTGCATTCGGCGATCTGCCTGGCCGCCACCATGATCGTGCTCGCCGTGTTCTACATGGCGCAGGACGCACTGTTCCTCGGTGTGGTGCAGATCGTCGTCTACACCGGCGCGGTCATGATGCTGTTCCTGTTCGTGCTCATGCTGGTCGGTGTCGACTCGGCCGAATCGCTGAAGGAAAACCTGCGCGGACAACAGCTCGCCGCGGCGGCGGTCGGTCTCGGCTTCGGGCTGCTGCTGATCAGCGGCATCGCCCGCGGCATCGGCGACTCCGGAATCACCTTCCCCGCCACCGGATTCGCCGGACGCAACGTGATCGGCGAACTCGCCGAGCTGATCTTCGTCCGCTACGTGTGGGCCTTCGAGCTCACCGGCGCGCTGCTCATCACCGCCACCATCGGCGCCATGGTGCTCGCGCACCGAGAGCAGTTCGGCCCGCGGATCGGTCAGCGGGAAATGTCGGTGCGCCGGTTCCGCGAAACAGGCCACCGGGCGACCCCGCTGCCCACTCCTGGCGTCTACGCCCGGCACAACGCGGTCGACATTCCGGCCAGGCTGCCCGACGGCTCCTTCGAGGAACTGTCGGTCAGCACCATCCTGCGGCACCGCCGCACCCGGGCGCTGATCGTTTCGAGCGACCTGCAAGCAGTCGCTACGGATGCTGAGGCGGCCGTCATCTCGGTCGGGACCGAGAACCAGAGCGACGAGGAAGGCAACCGGTGA
- the nuoI gene encoding NADH-quinone oxidoreductase subunit NuoI — protein sequence MFDPLAGFVVTAATMFKKPNTEFYPEQKVPTAPRYHGRHQLNRHPDGLEKCIGCELCAWACPADAIYVEGADNTETERFSPGERYGQVYQINYLRCIGCGLCIEACPTRALTMTNDYEMTDDNRADLIYEKDRLLAPLAPGMTPPPHAMQPGTDESDYYLGNVLGSIAEPNGATVPDGAKQPAAAGVEGAAQ from the coding sequence TTGTTCGATCCGCTGGCCGGATTCGTGGTCACCGCGGCGACGATGTTCAAGAAGCCCAACACCGAGTTCTATCCGGAGCAGAAGGTGCCGACCGCGCCCCGCTACCACGGGCGCCATCAGCTCAACCGGCACCCGGACGGGCTGGAGAAATGCATCGGCTGCGAGCTGTGCGCCTGGGCCTGCCCGGCCGACGCCATCTACGTCGAAGGCGCGGACAACACCGAGACCGAACGCTTTTCGCCGGGTGAGCGGTACGGGCAGGTCTACCAGATCAACTATCTGCGCTGCATCGGCTGCGGATTGTGCATCGAGGCGTGCCCCACCCGCGCGCTGACCATGACCAACGACTACGAGATGACCGACGACAACCGCGCCGACCTCATCTACGAGAAGGACCGGCTGCTCGCTCCGCTGGCACCCGGCATGACCCCGCCACCGCACGCGATGCAGCCGGGCACCGACGAGAGCGACTACTACCTCGGCAACGTGCTCGGCAGCATCGCGGAACCCAACGGCGCCACCGTGCCGGACGGTGCGAAGCAACCCGCCGCCGCAGGCGTGGAAGGAGCGGCGCAATGA
- a CDS encoding NADH-quinone oxidoreductase subunit G, with protein MTATVNTNTSGVVPADLVSVTIDDTTVSVPAGTLVIRAAELIGIQIPRFCDHPLLDPVGACRQCIVEVEGQRKPVASCTMTVTDGMVVRTQLTSPVADKAQKGVMELLLINHPLDCPVCDKGGECPLQNQAMSSGRAESRFEGEKRTFPKPIPLSTAVLLDRERCVLCARCTRFSQQVAGDPFIELLERGALQQVGTAQAEPLDSYFSGNTVQICPVGALTGTSYRFRARPFDLVSSPNVCEHCASGCAQRTDHRRGKVLRRLAGDDPQVNEEWNCDKGRWAFAYATERDRLSTPLVRGWDGNLAPASWSEALAAAAEGLAAAFGSAGVLVGGRVTEEDAYAYAKFARIALGTNDVDFRARVHSAEEADFLAARVAGQGMTVSYDNLEAAPIVLLVGFEPEEESPIVYLRLRKAARKRRMPIYSLAPYSSRGLDRMSGKLMQAMPGAEPHLLDAVRTGDSAAPGADPTQLADVGRLLREPGAVIMVGERMAGIPGAFSAAVRLADETGAALAWVPRRAGERGAVEAGALPGLLPGGRPVADPLARQQVRAVWNVPDLPVTTGRDTAAILEAASGLGALVIGGVDVADLPDPNGALAAIDAARFVVSLEQRHSAVTDRADVVFPVATAMEKSGTFRTWEGRPRPFAAALGDDMVRRQSAPLSDQRVLQAIADEMKVRLGLPDTDAARAELAELGAWDGAPVAPPAHRPHPLTQPGPGTAVLASWRMLLDLGRLQDGEPNLPGIARTPVARLSPGTAAEIGAATDDLVTVASDHGTITLPLVITDLPDRVVWLPQHSPGSSIAEQLATQPGGIVQLRRADERMKEHRHE; from the coding sequence ATGACAGCCACCGTGAACACCAATACCAGCGGGGTCGTGCCCGCCGACCTGGTGAGCGTCACCATCGATGACACCACCGTCAGCGTGCCCGCGGGCACCCTGGTGATCCGGGCGGCCGAGCTCATCGGCATCCAGATCCCCCGGTTCTGCGACCACCCGCTGCTCGACCCGGTCGGTGCCTGCCGCCAGTGCATCGTCGAGGTCGAGGGCCAGCGCAAGCCGGTCGCGTCGTGCACGATGACCGTCACCGACGGCATGGTGGTGCGCACCCAGCTCACCTCCCCGGTGGCCGACAAGGCACAAAAGGGCGTGATGGAGCTGCTGCTCATCAATCACCCGCTCGACTGCCCGGTGTGCGACAAGGGCGGCGAGTGCCCGCTGCAGAACCAGGCGATGTCCTCCGGGCGCGCCGAATCCCGGTTCGAGGGCGAGAAACGCACCTTTCCCAAGCCGATTCCGCTGTCCACCGCCGTGTTGCTGGACCGAGAACGCTGCGTGCTGTGCGCGCGCTGCACCCGGTTTTCCCAGCAGGTCGCCGGTGACCCGTTCATCGAACTGCTGGAACGTGGTGCGCTGCAACAGGTCGGCACCGCACAGGCCGAACCGCTGGACTCCTACTTCTCCGGCAACACCGTGCAGATCTGCCCGGTCGGCGCGCTGACCGGCACCAGCTACCGGTTCCGCGCCCGCCCGTTCGATCTGGTGTCGAGCCCGAATGTGTGCGAGCACTGCGCATCCGGCTGTGCACAGCGCACCGATCACCGCCGCGGCAAGGTGCTGCGCCGACTGGCCGGGGACGACCCGCAGGTCAACGAGGAATGGAACTGCGACAAGGGCCGCTGGGCATTCGCCTACGCGACCGAACGCGACCGCCTCAGCACGCCGCTGGTCCGCGGCTGGGACGGCAACCTGGCACCCGCCTCCTGGTCCGAAGCCCTCGCCGCGGCCGCGGAAGGATTGGCCGCTGCATTCGGCAGCGCCGGTGTGCTGGTCGGTGGCCGGGTCACCGAAGAGGACGCCTACGCCTACGCCAAGTTCGCCCGAATCGCCTTGGGCACCAATGATGTCGACTTCCGCGCCAGGGTGCACTCGGCCGAGGAGGCCGACTTCCTCGCCGCACGCGTCGCGGGCCAGGGCATGACGGTCAGCTACGACAACCTGGAGGCCGCGCCGATCGTCCTGCTCGTCGGATTCGAGCCGGAAGAAGAGTCGCCGATCGTCTATCTGCGACTGCGCAAGGCCGCCCGCAAGCGTCGCATGCCGATCTACTCGCTGGCGCCCTACTCCTCGCGCGGACTGGACCGCATGTCCGGCAAGCTGATGCAGGCCATGCCGGGTGCCGAACCGCATCTGCTCGACGCGGTCCGCACCGGCGATTCCGCGGCGCCGGGCGCCGATCCCACCCAGCTCGCCGATGTCGGTCGATTGCTGCGCGAACCGGGCGCGGTGATCATGGTCGGTGAGCGGATGGCGGGTATCCCCGGCGCGTTCTCGGCCGCCGTGCGGCTCGCCGACGAGACCGGTGCCGCGCTGGCCTGGGTGCCGCGCCGCGCCGGTGAGCGGGGCGCGGTCGAAGCCGGTGCGCTGCCCGGCCTGCTGCCCGGCGGTCGCCCCGTAGCAGATCCCCTTGCCCGCCAACAGGTTCGGGCCGTATGGAACGTGCCGGACCTGCCGGTCACGACCGGCCGCGACACCGCCGCCATTCTCGAAGCCGCGTCCGGTCTCGGTGCGCTGGTGATCGGTGGCGTCGACGTCGCCGACCTGCCGGACCCGAACGGCGCACTGGCCGCCATCGACGCCGCGCGGTTCGTCGTCAGCCTGGAACAGCGGCACAGCGCGGTCACCGACCGTGCCGACGTCGTGTTCCCGGTCGCCACGGCGATGGAGAAGTCCGGCACCTTCCGCACCTGGGAGGGCAGGCCACGCCCGTTCGCGGCCGCGCTCGGCGACGACATGGTGCGCCGCCAGTCCGCCCCGCTGTCCGATCAGCGCGTGCTGCAAGCCATCGCGGATGAGATGAAGGTGCGTCTCGGCCTGCCCGACACCGACGCGGCGCGCGCCGAACTCGCCGAACTCGGCGCATGGGACGGCGCACCCGTCGCACCGCCCGCGCACCGGCCACACCCGCTGACCCAGCCCGGACCGGGCACCGCGGTGCTGGCGAGCTGGCGGATGCTGCTCGACCTCGGCCGTCTGCAGGACGGCGAACCCAACCTGCCCGGCATCGCCCGCACACCTGTGGCCCGCCTGTCCCCCGGCACCGCCGCCGAAATCGGCGCCGCCACCGACGATCTGGTGACCGTCGCCAGCGACCACGGCACCATCACGCTGCCGCTGGTGATCACCGACCTGCCCGACCGGGTGGTCTGGCTGCCCCAGCACTCGCCCGGCAGCTCGATCGCCGAACAGTTGGCCACCCAGCCCGGCGGCATCGTGCAGCTGCGGCGCGCCGACGAGAGGATGAAGGAGCACAGGCATGAGTGA
- the nuoF gene encoding NADH-quinone oxidoreductase subunit NuoF has translation MTLTPVLTRYWDDPQSWTMDTYRRHDGYQALRKALAMEPDQVIQTVKDAGLRGRGGAGFPTGMKWSFIPQGAGPDGVTKPHYMVVNADESEPGTCKDIPLMLSSPHALIEGIIIGSYAIRAAHAFIYVRGEVVPVLRRLQAAVAQAYEAGFLGRNILGSGYDLELIVHAGAGAYICGEETALLDSLEGRRGQPRLRPPFPAVAGLYACPTVVNNVESIASVPPIILNGTMWFRSMGTEKSPGFTLYSLSGHVNRPGQYEAPLGVTLRELLGYAGGVRDGHTVKFWTPGGSSTPLFTDEHLDVPLDYEGVAAAGSMLGTKALQIFDDTTCVVRAVLRWTEFYAHESCGKCTPCREGTYWLVQLLERIEQGRGTEADLDKLLDISDTINGKSFCALGDGAASPIFSSLKYFRDEYIAHFEHGGCPFDPAWSTAWAAGGPRDTEGVR, from the coding sequence ATGACGCTGACCCCCGTACTCACCCGGTACTGGGACGACCCGCAGTCGTGGACGATGGACACCTACCGCCGCCACGACGGCTACCAGGCCCTGCGCAAAGCGCTGGCGATGGAGCCGGACCAGGTCATCCAGACCGTCAAGGACGCAGGACTGCGCGGCCGCGGCGGCGCGGGCTTCCCGACGGGCATGAAGTGGAGCTTCATCCCGCAGGGCGCGGGACCCGACGGCGTCACCAAACCGCATTACATGGTGGTGAACGCCGACGAATCCGAACCCGGTACCTGTAAAGACATTCCGCTGATGCTGTCCAGCCCGCACGCGCTGATCGAGGGCATCATCATCGGCTCCTACGCCATCCGCGCCGCGCACGCGTTCATCTACGTACGCGGTGAGGTGGTGCCGGTGCTGCGCCGACTGCAAGCCGCGGTTGCGCAGGCCTACGAGGCAGGATTTTTGGGTCGCAATATCCTCGGCTCCGGTTACGACCTCGAACTCATCGTGCACGCCGGAGCGGGCGCCTACATCTGCGGCGAGGAAACCGCGCTGCTCGATTCGCTGGAAGGCCGGCGCGGCCAGCCCAGGCTGCGGCCGCCGTTCCCCGCCGTCGCCGGGCTCTACGCCTGCCCGACCGTGGTGAACAACGTGGAATCCATTGCCAGTGTGCCGCCGATCATCCTCAACGGCACCATGTGGTTCCGCTCGATGGGCACCGAGAAGTCCCCCGGTTTCACCCTCTACTCGCTGTCCGGGCACGTGAATCGGCCCGGCCAGTACGAGGCGCCGCTCGGTGTCACCCTGCGCGAACTTCTCGGCTATGCCGGTGGCGTACGCGACGGGCACACGGTGAAGTTCTGGACTCCCGGCGGTTCGTCGACGCCGCTGTTCACCGACGAACACCTCGACGTGCCACTCGACTACGAGGGTGTCGCGGCGGCCGGATCCATGTTGGGCACCAAGGCATTGCAGATCTTCGACGACACCACCTGCGTGGTGCGCGCCGTGCTGCGCTGGACGGAGTTCTACGCCCACGAATCCTGTGGCAAGTGCACTCCGTGCCGGGAAGGCACCTACTGGCTCGTCCAACTGCTCGAACGCATCGAGCAGGGCCGGGGCACCGAGGCCGACCTGGACAAGCTGCTCGACATCAGCGACACCATCAATGGCAAGTCGTTCTGCGCGCTCGGCGACGGCGCGGCCAGCCCGATCTTCTCCTCGCTGAAGTACTTCCGCGACGAGTACATCGCCCACTTCGAACACGGCGGGTGTCCGTTCGACCCCGCGTGGTCCACCGCGTGGGCCGCGGGTGGACCACGAGACACGGAAGGAGTGCGATGA
- the nuoE gene encoding NADH-quinone oxidoreductase subunit NuoE, translating into MTIERTEAQSGAAILLKLSVRPEPYQPFIRERLELDAKEIIARYPDPRSALLPLLHLVQSEEGCVTGTGIDFCADQLGLTGAEVTAVATFYSMYRRTPTGDYHVGVCTNTLCAVMGGDAILAALERHLGIGHGDTTTDGKITLEHVECNAACDFAPVIMVNWEFFDNQTPESAQALVDALRAGQQVTPTRGAPLCTFKETARILAGFPDERPGVLDGAAGEATLAGLQVAREQNMRAPAAAEIPALLESSAPQQDSEGA; encoded by the coding sequence ATGACTATCGAGCGCACCGAAGCGCAATCCGGCGCAGCCATTCTGCTGAAACTGTCCGTCCGGCCCGAGCCGTATCAGCCGTTCATCCGTGAGCGCCTGGAGTTGGATGCGAAGGAGATCATCGCCCGCTACCCGGACCCGCGGTCGGCGCTGCTGCCGCTGCTGCACCTGGTGCAGTCCGAGGAGGGCTGCGTCACCGGCACCGGCATCGACTTCTGTGCCGACCAGCTGGGTTTGACCGGCGCCGAGGTCACCGCGGTGGCGACGTTCTACTCGATGTACCGGCGCACCCCGACCGGCGACTACCACGTCGGCGTGTGCACCAACACGCTGTGCGCCGTGATGGGTGGCGACGCCATCCTGGCCGCGCTGGAGCGGCATCTCGGCATCGGGCACGGGGACACCACCACCGACGGCAAGATCACCCTCGAGCATGTCGAATGCAACGCGGCCTGCGATTTCGCGCCGGTGATCATGGTCAACTGGGAGTTCTTCGACAACCAGACCCCGGAATCGGCGCAGGCCCTGGTCGATGCGCTGCGCGCGGGTCAGCAGGTGACGCCGACGCGCGGCGCACCGCTGTGCACGTTCAAGGAGACCGCGCGCATCCTCGCCGGTTTCCCCGACGAGCGACCGGGCGTGCTCGACGGCGCGGCGGGCGAGGCCACCCTGGCCGGACTCCAGGTCGCTCGCGAACAGAACATGCGAGCTCCCGCCGCCGCGGAAATCCCAGCGCTCTTGGAAAGTTCAGCGCCGCAACAGGATTCGGAGGGCGCCTGA
- the nuoD gene encoding NADH dehydrogenase (quinone) subunit D: protein MNDVDTRADVTGDAGPEPTVVTVAGQDWEEVADSLRGAGEERIVVNMGPQHPSTHGVLRLILEIEGETVTEARCGIGYLHTGIEKNLEFRNWTQGVTFVTRMDYLSPFFNETAYCLGVEKLLDITEAIPERVNIIRVMLMELNRISSHLVALATGGMELGALTPMLFGFRERELILDVFETITGLRMNHAYIRPGGLAQDLPDDGVAKVRELLALMPKRLRDMEQLLTSNPIWKARTQDIGYLNLQGCMALGITGPVLRATGLPHDLRKSQPYCGYENYEFDIPTTTGCDCYGRYVIRVDEMKESLKIVEQCLDKLRPGPVMVDDKKIAWPADLELGPDGLGNSPKHIGKIMGTSMEGLIHHFKLVTEGIRVPAGQVYTAVESPRGELGVHMVSDGGTRPYRVHYRDPSFTNLQAVAATCEGGMVADVIAAVASIDPVMGGVDR, encoded by the coding sequence ATGAACGATGTTGATACCCGGGCCGATGTCACTGGTGACGCCGGTCCGGAACCCACTGTTGTCACTGTCGCGGGACAGGACTGGGAAGAAGTCGCCGACTCGCTCCGCGGTGCGGGCGAGGAACGCATCGTCGTCAACATGGGCCCCCAGCACCCGTCCACGCACGGCGTGCTGCGGTTGATCCTGGAGATCGAGGGTGAGACGGTCACCGAGGCGCGCTGCGGAATCGGCTACCTGCACACCGGAATCGAGAAGAACCTCGAATTCCGGAACTGGACCCAGGGCGTCACCTTCGTCACCCGGATGGACTACCTGTCGCCGTTCTTCAACGAGACGGCGTACTGCCTCGGCGTGGAGAAACTGCTCGACATCACCGAGGCGATCCCGGAGCGGGTCAACATCATTCGGGTCATGCTGATGGAGCTGAACCGGATCTCCTCGCACCTGGTGGCGCTGGCCACCGGCGGCATGGAGCTCGGTGCGCTCACCCCGATGCTGTTCGGTTTCCGCGAACGCGAACTGATCCTGGACGTGTTCGAGACCATCACCGGCCTGCGGATGAACCACGCGTACATCCGGCCGGGCGGGCTCGCCCAGGACCTGCCCGACGACGGCGTCGCCAAGGTCCGTGAGCTGCTTGCCCTGATGCCGAAGCGACTGCGCGACATGGAGCAGTTGCTCACCTCGAACCCGATCTGGAAGGCCCGCACGCAGGACATCGGCTACCTCAACCTGCAAGGTTGCATGGCTCTCGGCATCACCGGTCCGGTGCTTCGCGCCACCGGCCTGCCGCACGACCTGCGCAAATCCCAGCCGTACTGCGGTTACGAGAACTACGAATTCGACATCCCCACCACCACCGGCTGTGACTGCTACGGCCGCTACGTGATCCGGGTGGACGAGATGAAGGAATCGCTCAAGATCGTCGAACAGTGCCTGGACAAACTGCGCCCCGGCCCGGTGATGGTCGACGACAAGAAGATCGCCTGGCCCGCCGATCTGGAACTCGGCCCGGACGGACTCGGCAACTCCCCCAAGCACATCGGCAAGATCATGGGCACGTCCATGGAGGGACTCATCCACCACTTCAAGCTGGTCACCGAGGGCATTCGGGTGCCAGCGGGCCAGGTGTACACCGCCGTCGAGTCACCACGCGGCGAACTCGGCGTGCACATGGTCAGCGACGGCGGCACCCGGCCCTACCGGGTGCACTACCGCGACCCCTCGTTCACCAATCTGCAAGCGGTGGCGGCGACCTGCGAGGGCGGCATGGTCGCCGACGTCATCGCCGCGGTCGCCAGCATCGACCCCGTGATGGGCGGAGTTGACCGATGA
- a CDS encoding NADH-quinone oxidoreductase subunit C — MTFDSPDETTTAHDEIDAAATAGPEGTLPGADEPQASGAEVIGVRHGMFGVTGTGDTSGYGRLVRPVSLPGSTPAPYGGYFDEIVDAVRAALGAVGIRFETALEKVVVFRGELTLHVHREHLVAVAQVLRDYAALRFELCLGVSGVHYPEDAGRELHAVYPLMSITHNRRLRVEVSAPDADPHIPSLYAVYPTTDWHERETYDFFGIIFDGHPSLTRILMPDDWRGHPQRKDYPLGGIPVEYKGARIPPPDERRAYS, encoded by the coding sequence ATGACGTTCGATTCTCCCGACGAAACCACCACCGCGCACGACGAAATCGACGCGGCCGCAACGGCGGGCCCGGAAGGCACGCTGCCCGGCGCGGACGAACCGCAGGCGTCCGGAGCCGAGGTGATCGGCGTGCGCCACGGCATGTTCGGTGTCACCGGCACCGGCGACACCTCCGGCTACGGCAGGCTGGTCCGCCCGGTCAGCCTGCCCGGCAGCACCCCGGCGCCCTACGGCGGCTACTTCGACGAGATCGTCGACGCGGTGCGCGCCGCGCTCGGTGCGGTCGGCATCCGGTTCGAGACCGCGCTGGAGAAGGTTGTCGTCTTCCGCGGCGAACTGACCCTGCACGTGCACCGCGAACACCTGGTGGCCGTCGCCCAAGTGTTGCGTGACTATGCCGCACTGCGATTCGAGCTGTGCCTCGGCGTCAGCGGCGTGCACTACCCGGAGGACGCGGGCCGGGAACTGCACGCGGTGTACCCGCTCATGTCGATCACGCACAACCGTCGCCTGCGCGTCGAGGTGTCCGCACCGGACGCCGACCCGCACATCCCGTCGCTGTACGCGGTGTACCCGACCACCGACTGGCACGAGCGGGAAACCTACGACTTCTTCGGCATCATCTTCGACGGGCACCCCTCGCTCACTCGAATCCTGATGCCCGACGACTGGCGCGGTCACCCCCAGCGCAAGGACTACCCGCTCGGCGGGATCCCGGTCGAGTACAAGGGCGCGCGGATACCGCCGCCCGACGAGCGGAGGGCTTACAGCTGA